A region from the Vicinamibacteria bacterium genome encodes:
- a CDS encoding UPF0175 family protein, with amino-acid sequence MSKYIEAGAGTGAGTPYTAQLLLGTRFEFAEVERIRKAMSRVSVEVPDEALVSLKTDSESFARELVLQAAVKLFELGKLSSGWAAELAGLSRAEFLLVLRRYEVAPFRVTPEELRQDVLNA; translated from the coding sequence ATGTCCAAATATATCGAAGCTGGTGCAGGTACTGGAGCGGGAACTCCGTACACTGCCCAGCTTTTGCTAGGAACGCGGTTCGAGTTTGCTGAGGTAGAACGAATCAGGAAGGCGATGAGTCGAGTAAGCGTTGAAGTTCCCGACGAGGCGCTTGTCAGCCTCAAGACGGATTCGGAATCGTTTGCGCGCGAGCTCGTCCTTCAGGCGGCAGTCAAGCTCTTCGAGTTGGGCAAGCTATCGTCTGGATGGGCTGCCGAACTCGCTGGATTGTCCCGTGCGGAATTCCTGCTGGTGCTTCGGCGCTACGAGGTGGCGCCTTTCCGGGTAACACCCGAGGAATTACGCCAAGACGTCCTGAATGCCTGA